AATTTGGTGGTGGCTCTGCCTGTATAAAACAGCTGATATTTGCAGTATAATATcccatttaatcatttttagcATCATATCAGGCTGGATCAGTGTCATATTTCTTATGGAAAGTCATCCATATCATCATGTCCTCAGTCAAGCTCATTCCAGCTCACAACGATTTTAAGCGAAGGCATCAGTCAACAAAAATCATCGTCATCATAATAATAGCCCATAtaataacacataaaacaaaaattctGAACCCTTTTAATCATGAATGACGTGTGAATGCTTGACTTAGGAGTGAGTGAGTTGCACACATGCATTTGACATAACTTCAGGtgcatatacacatacactcagCACATACACATAGCAGGAGAACCGTATTCATTTGTGCTGACTCGGTGGTCATTTTCCAGACGAATGCACCAGACTGTGATCAATGAGCAAAAgtgacaggcacacacacactggtttccatgactttagaggacattgcattgacttacattcatttccctGAGATTTACTCTAACCTGGACCACAATTACTcctgacctaatcctaatcctaatcctgacctcagtctaactttaaaacatgtcttcaccttaaaatgtagtattttAAATTATGTGAACTTGATTTTCCCCATGCTCTGACTGTGTagaacagatttaggtccccacaacataaggaatacaaggtacacacacacataaatccaTCTTAAAAACAGATTTCCCTTTGATACTTGATCTGTCGCCTTGATCACACTACGAccacttataaaaaaaaaggaaaaaggaaaagaccAGCTAATCAGTAACCTGCTGCGTCATCTGTCTTAGTGACATTTTTAGTGTCCCATTTGAATTTTAAACTTAAGCGTCAGAATCTATCATCCCTCCAGGTTTTAATGAACGAGGATCAGTGCAGTGTGTGATATTGATTCATGTGGACAGTTGGTGTCATTTGTAAGGATGGCAGGGTAAAGGATTGCAAGCTTTCGTCAATAGGTCTTCAAGTGTAGAAAACtagacttttttcttcttctttcttttccttcaaAAGCAGCAGTGTTCCATCAATAGAGGGCAGGAATAGAATGACCCGCTGAGCTTAATGAGCCGTGCTCCGCTATTGGCACTCTGAAACATTTAGTTTATCTACAaatcagtaaaaatgtctgttacataTCATATTTTCTGCGTTTGGTTTATACTATatgcattttctctctctgtctgtctggtttTGTAATCTCAAATCAATCCTGGATGAGCTTTAATGATGCTCCCACCCGCCTCTGCggtgctgctgtatacacacaaacgttcCCTCAGTCAGGCGTCATCGGACATGGTTATCATACGGTAttcaaacacttttgttttgttataacGGTTTGCACTTGCAGGCCACCGTACTGTCGTCATCAGCTCCATAGGCagttaaaatatgaataaaccTGCTTATTTTTAAAGACTGGTCATTAACAGAAGTGGCACTAAGGCGCAGGTTTAACTCGTGCAacatgatgtgatgatgttgtGTCCTGCAGTGACGGTTAAGGCCGTATTACTTACTTCCTCTCCAGCAAAAAAGAGAACAACCATGAAAGCATGAAACGTTTAATAAAAGGCATCATGAATCCTGACATTAAACAGTCTCTTATACTCCATTAAATTCTCAGCAAGAGAATGACCTCCTGCGACTTGGACggacttttgttttctctctctcttattttaGCCACATGTGTCTGTTCTTACCTCTTAGCTTTTGGACGCCATAGATAAAAGTAATGGTGAAGCTGACATTTAATTACACAAACATGCTCATGGAGCCATGGGCTTTGGAAGGACCTGGTTGACCAGGCTGACTTTTCGTCATTTAATGTGCATTcagtctgtctatctgtctgtctatctatctatctatctatctatctatctatctatctatctatctatctatctatctatctatctatctatctatctatctatctatctatctatctatctatctatctatctatctatctatctatctatctatctatctatctatctatctatctatctatctatctatctatctatctatctatctatctatctatctatctatctatcaaccACCTacccatcatccatccatcaaacCTGCCACCCACTCATCCATCCTCCACCCACCTGCCCATCCATCATCCTTCCAACCACCCACCcacctatccatccatccacccatctcCATCCATCCTTGTTTCCAAACCCAATCCAACCTGCCACCtgctcatccattcatccattcatccatacATCCAACATCCCACCCACCCAAAAATATTGCCCTTTTTTCTGCCCATTTTACTCACttaacatattttaaagctgcagcctCAAATAGTACGGAAATCAAATAGAATAAAAAGTAACATcaataatgtatttaaaaaaaaaaaaaaaactagtttatatatatatatataatgtttattaCTACTATAATAATGTATTCATAATATTGCCCAAAATGGCTTATTggtttctatctatctatcagtcCATTCATCAGTCCGTGCATCCCTCTTGTTGTGAACAGAGACATGTTGGAGTTGAGCAGCTGTTGTTTCACACTCTTTTTTCAACAACTGTGATGATGAGGCGAGTGACTCTGCTAAGCAACAGCACATCACCCTGGAAACGAGGCCGGTCTCTGCTAATGGCTGCATGGAGTCACATCACACGCTGATGACGGACAATCAATCAAAGTGTATTTGtgtagcacctttcatacaggTTAGTGCGCGTCAGAGCGCCTCAAAGATAAACTCAACTAAAATCACAATCAAACAaccaaatgttaaatgttattacTGCTTTTTGGACATCAAGCCCACATGTAAACTTCATTGTGGCATCACAGGAAAAGACAGAAGATTATCAGAGACATGAGGGTTCATTCTCTGCTGACTATTTTTTGACAATGCACCCAATCTGTTCCCCTTTTCATGGTGTCATCACTCGTAACATGCATGCAGAGGGTTTGCGATACCCAACTTGATGTGGTGTAAAATTGTTTCGTTTTTCTTTCATGTCGTTACTTTCTTGTATCTGTATCTTGGCCGGGTCGTCATTGCAAATGAGAATTTGTTCTCAATTGACTCACCGGGTTAAAAACTCTGACGACATTTCGGTTCAGTTCCGTTTCCATTCGTCGAAACGTAGAAAGGCCGAACCGTACCGTCCCAGTTTTTGGCACCCTTGGGGTCGTTGGGGTCGTACAGTGGTTCAGCTCTTAATGGGTGGAGCTGAAAATACCGCACTCTTTTTACTCGTGGACAGAGAAACATCTCTTACAGAGGTAGAGAGAAAACAGGCAGCAGTCTCCGCTTCGACAAAGCTCGTCTTCCTCTGGGGATACACTATTAATCCAAAACCCCAATCTTTACATAAATGAGAGTCAGGAACAACTTTATCTGCCTCTTATCAAAGAAAGCTTTGCTACATCTTTACATAAATAACATGGGGATAAGAtatctccccccctcccccggtGTAATATCTGCATTCCTCTGCAGGAACTGATGTCTCTGTCCAGATGATTTCGTAAGCGGTGAAAGGCTCTTTGGTCACAGTGTAATTCCCATTACAAACACAGTAGGGAATGAATAAACACTAGATTAGATAACGAGGATGTGTtagtcattcactcacacacacatacacacgtttgacattcatagacataatgcattgcCTATAACCCCTTACCCGAACcaaaaccatcacaactaagtgccttaccttaaccctaatcctaacccattaatacatttttttacataagAATACTGTTGTACCATTAGCCTGACAGTAAGCACAGTTAAGTCTGTTTCTTCTTCATATGAAGAGTTAAATATTCCATGCTTCTAACTTTTGTGTCACCCTCAGGTCTCATTGTGGGCTCCTTGATGGTTTGCTGGCTTCCCAACCAGATCCGTCGTCTCATGATGGCTGCTGTGCCCAAGTCCCGCTGGACCACGTCCTACTTCCACAGCTACGTGTTGCTTCACCCCGTGTCCGACTCCTTCTTCTACCTCAGCTCCGTGATCAACCCCTTCCTTTACAACCTGTCCTCCAGGCAGTTCAGGGAGGTCTTCGTCCAGGTGTTGCGTTGCCACCTCACCATCGAGCACGTCAACAAGCGCACCTTGCACAGCTCCAACGCCGCCTCCGCACGCTCCGCGCGCTCCCTGCGCCCCCTGCTCAAGTCACTGCGTCGGACCAATACGAACCGCAACACCAATGGACAAGACAAGACCTCTCCGACCTTCACGACCTTTCAGAGTGACTCAGGCGTGGCCTCGGACACGCAGATGTCCCTCAGCCTGACTGAGCAGTCAAACGTAGTCctcaggacagagacagacgacCCACCAGACAGTGAAATATAATCATCTGtacagttttattgtttattgcaACACAGGCAATCTTTGTTATATCGTtaccaccaaataaaatcagaagaagaagaagagttggttaAGCTTCTATCGTCTTGATGagcccattcacacatctttcacacccattcaggcgctgcaacatggggttaataAGTGTCTTTCTCAAGAATTGAACCAAAGACAACTCGATCCTTACttgtcacttttttaatacttttacttctaaaacttagtacattttacatcagaaaacactgtcaacacagacactttttttgtttgtaaaattcTATATAATTATCCATatataatattgtgatataattttaaaCTCAAATCAGACTCCCCTACTGAGAAGTTGCTTTTCTTCCTCCAAAACCTgtttcacttgactggccccctactgGCTGCTTGGGTTTGAGACCCGTGCtccaaaatgtgtcataatcactttatttaatatatttagttgaaatgaaaatgtcaaaaatgttggTCAGTGTTTCCCACCCCTCAAAATGGTGCAAagagtcacatttaagaagtatGGAATGTAGGGCCAGgtgtaaaaaaacccacaaaaaaacaaacggcatggattctgagattaaagtcagaattctgacttttttctcagaattctgactttaatctcagtataATGACTTTTTCCTCAGACTTTACTCTCATAATTcagattttaatctcataattcagattttttcatcagactttaatctcagaattctgactatctatctatctatctgtctgtctatctatctatctatctttaatCTCTTTTACATGTGGCCTAATCCTTTTCCGTAAATAAGAAATTAAATCAcataacttgtttgtttttgtttattatttaattaaatcaacCCACTCAAAACAATTACCAAAAACATAGTTGAAGATTAATGTAGTGCTTGATTAATAGTCAATTAATTGTTGCCGTTCCttggagtcagtcagtcagtcacactcGGCCACACTCTCCATGTGTCTTCACTCACAAATCACTTACTTCATTACCGTCGCTCCGTCTCAGTGTATACAAGTCATTTCAGTCTTATATGCGCAGAATAGTGTGAAAAACAGTAGTTTTCAGCATGCTTTATGCACGGCACATGCATGGTATATCCATGTTTCTTAATCCAACACCCCTTTTACCCAGTATCATTAAACAATATCATTGTTATACATGTCATTATGTCTCATTCAGTTCATAAATATGTGTTCGTATAGAAGAAATCATGGAGTGATGTCGTCTGGAGATCATTTCCCTAAAGGTTCAGAGGATGAGCGATGAATCTGGACATAACTTATTCCAGCGACAGTATGTCTTCCTGTTTGACATTTGCAGCATTAATAACTAAAAAGCACGTGGATGAGCCGCCTGATGTCTGATAAACAGCTCGGGTCTGTGTGATCTATGGCACTGTCCTGCCTCCTCACCGTAAACCCTGATTCATACTCCGATCACGCGACACTTGCAGAGCGACAGAAAGGACAAATGTAAGTCTTACTCACCTGTTGGACAGTACATTTAAAATCTCCTTCAATTTATAGTGATTACAGTTTAATTATGACAATAAATGATGATAAGGATGAAAGGGCAGCAATTCCATggttatttaatacattttgctGGTTCATTCTTTTATCGTCTACAgttttatcctccatatgagggtcacagggtggctggtgctaatcccagctgacatagggtgtccaatgcatgtttttggactgtgggaggaacccagagaaccaggaggaaacccacgcacacatgggaaGAACATGCAGTGTTGAATTTTCATTAAAAGTTAGGTAAGAACAATCGATAAGTCCCACAGTTGtgcattaaaatgtttgtacGCATGGTTTAGGCACAGAATGAGCATCACTGTGAGGTAACTGGAAGAGCTGGCAGGAGGTAAGTgtgtggttaccatggagacaacTAAACAAGCTTTCACCAAAAGCATACATTGaaattcaaaaaacaacaagctgGGAGTGCTTCTGACTGTACATGGTATGGTAAACATTCTTTAACCTCAtctaaggagaaaaaaaaacttcaatatTTCATGGCTATTGAATCTGTCTGCAGAGATCATGTGACTGCAtttctgatcacatgaccactgggtttaaaagggctttttgtgtgtttatcccGATGATGAAGGCCTTCACGGCTTTTACTGTAATACGATTCAACAGCCATGAAATATCAGAGACTTTTTAATTCATCAGCCTCTTCAGGGCCTCAGATGTTTTCAGTAAATTGAAAATAAGCCAAACCTGACCCAGCTCCACTTGTGATCACATGACACGTGAAGAGGAAGTTTCCCAgtgttgtgtgtctgcgtgtgtgtagGTTTGTACTTTGAGAGCGTGCAGCAACACAAAGCAGGAGAAGTAAGagcacaaacactgtacaaagcATCTGCACGCCGTTTAGAACATACAGTGCATTTTTTGAAAGAATGTACGCCACAGCTCACGCAGTTCTGATTCACGTCTTCGGCGGGACACGTCGTCTTCACTGTCAGCACAGGGTGTGTGACAGCACGAAGAGGAGGGCGTGGAGGGAGAACACGGGGAGAAGCGGCGTGGTCAGTGTCATGGCAGCTGAGAGCGGCGGCCGCTTCTTCTGCCGCGGGCCGTTGCACAGCGGCGTGTTGCAGCAGGTGATGCACACCGAGTTGAGCTTGCCGGTGCAGAACTGTTGGTAGCCAGAGGACGCGATGAGACAAGCTCCGGATGAGGCGCAGGATTTGCGGTAGTGTATCCCTGAAATGAGACACACAGATgcagtaattgtttttttacgtttgttgtctttgctttcagcttctccactacagagaatggtccacacactggcaaccctccagtcacaagccaagttccctttccacttggccttGGGCTGCACACAGATGCAGAAATACTGTACAAAAAGTatgtaaaaataacacagaTATATGTGTCTCTATAGTACTTTGGTTTGTTAATATCACGTTTCTTGTCCTAACTGCATCCAGGAAACTCAATTGGAGCTGcgtggtgaaggaaacagcagcagctgtgattgaacATGCAGGTATTCCACGAGTTTCGTGATTGCTACATTTTcaatattgcacatattgatGACTGtgatgaattaatgaatattCATCTACTTCTATTGCTAATTTTATCAGTAGTAGAAGCCCATCAACATGGACAATTCAAACTTATGCATGAATGAAAAACTTAAGCATGAATGAAGACCACCAGGTTTGACTAAAGAGCTTTACAAAGTAAAAGgtacaaaacataaacacaacaattaaattaaaataataaaaatagtaaaataataaaatgaatacaatgtAAAAATCTTTTTAGATATAATATTTTCctcctgaagtgaaggccaagaagaagaagagatgggtctttttaattttttttttaataatttgagggcagaaaaacagaaaaggctACGTTTCCTGGAGTTTTAAAGCTCATCTACTGTTATATCTGTACTGATATGTGGTGTGAAGCTGGAGAAGCTCAGAGAGGTGAGACGGTGAAGGTGCCAGGTCATTAAAGGCTTTCACaaccaataatacatttttaaaatcaatcctaaaacaAAGAGTGCAGGGAGCgcaacacaggtgtgatgtCTTCCTTTTTATATGATAACCGTACAAATCCACTCATTACTTTTAATGCATTGTTAACTTTAAAGCTTTTCATTAAAACAACTCTGTCCTCAGTTCGACTGGTGTTctttcagtgatgtcatcacttTGTGTCTCCTCTACCAGTGAGCGAcacaaaaataaccatatttgtatttgtcagtgaatacaaatgtaacattatAAACTGCATtcattatagttgtgttatttgcCGAGTGTcgctcttgttgttttttaaaaacctcaCAGGGCAGTAAAAGCACAGACGTGGCCTCGTATTacattaatttgcactttcatattcaaagtgaagcactacaGTAAGTGTGCGGCGATACTGACCCTGAATTAGGaaacagaacaaaataaaaacagcagacaTTGCATTTGCTGTGGTTTTTAAAACGTGAACAGAGAGTTTCcaactgcaaaataaaacccaATTATTGAAGTTaaacactatttagatatcATAATATATGTAACAATATGTACATTTCTTCACTGATGTCTTGGGCCATCTGTGCCTTATTGATTttgagtatttgtactttggTTATTGGTTGTTTAtgttgtcatatatatatatttttatttctatgttAAATGCCAATAAATGGCTTCAGTATATAGGTATAATTAGGCCTATAATGCACAGTAGTTGCATAATATGAACAAGacaaattgttattgttatttgacAATTAATTGTGAGCAACATTTTAATGCATGTGACAGTAGAACATCCATCAGCATAAAGAAGGGCTATATTATCACATATGACAGCGTGGGTCAATTTCTCTCTGAATTTATTGTTGTTTGCACTATAGATATACTTTTCCCCCTTACTTTATCtttgttttagatgttttatgTTGTCTTTTATTGAAGTGGCATGAATCATCGAGGGAGGGAAATTCATTCTtgtcaaaaacagaaataaaaagtaattcaTCACAGGCAGAGGAGAGTTGGGGCGGGGTTTATTATATGTCTAAATCAAACTTGACTAGGCAGGGAAATTAGATTGGAGTTGTTATATGAGCTGACATAAAGTTGTCACGCAGATAAATGTTCAGTGGGGACAATAAAACAGATAGCAGGTATtttggtgataaaaaaaaaaacggggagAATTTCATCAAGACATAAAAGTTAACAAGTTCTATGCTGCCTTTTGAATACCTCCAAATTCCTAATCCAGCTCCACAGATCCAAAAATTGCCTTTTTCTCTAAATaactacaacaaaaacacacaagatgtGTGTCCAATATACAACGCCTCACCATGTTTTGATTATTTCTATATAAATGCatagaaagagaggaagaggctgGAGTAAGCTGGTGTGCAGAGTCCCAGTTGTTTTTGAGCCATTTTTGCGTTAAAGCACCATGAAGTTAACTGTGCTCACCAACACTCTGTGAACCACAGACATCTTATTTCACGGCAGAAACTGTTCAAATAGAAAAAGGCCACGGTGCTGGATCACGCAGTgaaaatcaaaacagtgaaaaggAAGATGAAAATCTGCTCAGGTCCCCTAATGCTCATCAGACTACATCAGAGTTCCTCGGTCCTGGTCCTGGGtggtgattgctctaagacTGCAAGGGTGTTGTACTTAAATTTCATTACTAAACGTGTCAcaagtttgttcagaatcagctgatCGTGTTACGTGATTTCCACATTCcccattaaaaccacttgaatctcacttgagcttcaactgttctctatgggacaacgagaataggttttttttcactgcgaTGAGCTCGACGGTGAGTGAACAAATTtggcaaaaacgtcacttccacagaagctcagcttccctGGGAGTcgatggagcagtgggcgggcgaGGATGCATGATGattgcatgatgattggaggaacagTGTTGCAGCAACATACAtgacagcggagccttttctgcctcagtcctgtgtggtcAGCTGGtggttgtgtgttatttgcttggcgatatagaccattttaatttgtaaaaaacaCTATTctagcatttcagtttttgcagaatttatgtataaataactgggcctgaaatgagcttcccctgtttcaaagaccagcaaatGCCACTggtctgtactgtatgttacgCCGAATCACAGCACTCTGTTATCCTATTGGTCAACGTCCAGGATCACGTCGTAGGAGATGTCAGACAAGGCAGGAAAATAGGAAAAAT
This genomic interval from Solea solea chromosome 2, fSolSol10.1, whole genome shotgun sequence contains the following:
- the LOC131455431 gene encoding ly6/PLAUR domain-containing protein 1-like isoform X2 → MRLLTVSTLLLLFSSSGLALQIQCYQCEEMTHDCSSPEFIVNCTVNVQDMCQKEVLVKEDGIHYRKSCASSGACLIASSGYQQFCTGKLNSVCITCCNTPLCNGPRQKKRPPLSAAMTLTTPLLPVFSLHALLFVLSHTLC